One genomic segment of Nitrospirota bacterium includes these proteins:
- the rodA gene encoding rod shape-determining protein RodA, with product MLKKNPLALIDWKALAIIAVILFIGVLTIFSATYNSSGGGIPLYYKQAGWIAIGMVFFFAGATIDYQTIAKYAYPLYAVSLLLLVLVMVIGRSGFGAQRWLSVGGFSFQPSELAKLATVLAITRYFSDYPARYGYTVKELFIPGVVIAIPVLLVLKQPDLGTALVITFVSLGLIYLVRIRSKFFGLSMLIGIMTFPFLWQLFWESLKGYQKIRLMTFVNPMADPRGTGYHIIQSKIAVGSGGFMGKGLFESTQSHLNFLPARHTDFIFSVFSEEWGFIGLAVLMLLYLGLITWGLDTAIKSRDRLGMLMGSSLVCLFTCYCLINIGMTLGIVPVVGIPLPLMSYGGTSLITTLFSLGILFNIKKKRYLFS from the coding sequence GTGCTTAAAAAAAATCCATTAGCTTTAATTGACTGGAAGGCGCTGGCAATAATTGCTGTAATACTTTTTATAGGGGTATTAACTATATTCAGTGCTACTTACAACAGTTCAGGCGGGGGGATACCTTTATATTATAAACAGGCAGGTTGGATTGCTATAGGGATGGTATTCTTTTTTGCCGGGGCAACCATAGATTACCAGACTATTGCAAAATATGCATATCCATTATATGCAGTATCACTGTTATTACTGGTTCTCGTAATGGTTATTGGGAGAAGTGGTTTCGGTGCACAGAGGTGGCTGTCTGTAGGAGGCTTCTCATTCCAGCCATCAGAGCTTGCAAAACTGGCGACTGTACTTGCAATAACAAGATATTTTTCCGATTATCCTGCCAGGTATGGTTATACTGTTAAAGAGTTATTTATACCCGGGGTTGTTATTGCTATTCCGGTACTGCTTGTATTGAAACAGCCTGACCTTGGAACAGCCCTTGTAATAACATTTGTATCATTGGGGCTTATATATCTTGTAAGGATACGTTCAAAGTTTTTTGGTCTTTCAATGCTGATAGGGATAATGACATTTCCCTTCCTCTGGCAGTTATTCTGGGAGAGTCTAAAAGGGTATCAAAAGATACGTCTTATGACATTCGTAAATCCAATGGCTGATCCTAGGGGCACAGGCTATCATATCATTCAATCCAAGATAGCTGTCGGCTCCGGTGGATTCATGGGAAAGGGGCTGTTTGAGAGCACACAGAGTCACCTGAATTTCCTTCCTGCGCGGCACACAGACTTCATTTTTTCAGTATTTTCTGAAGAGTGGGGATTCATAGGTCTTGCAGTGCTCATGTTGCTCTACCTTGGTCTGATAACATGGGGATTGGATACAGCAATAAAGTCCAGAGACAGGCTTGGGATGTTGATGGGCAGCAGTCTGGTATGTCTCTTTACATGCTACTGTCTTATAAACATCGGGATGACCCTTGGGATAGTCCCTGTAGTGGGAATACCACTGCCCCTTATGAGCTACGGCGGCACCTCTTTAATTACTACCTTGTTTTCTCTCGGTATATTATTTAATATAAAGAAAAAAAGGTACCTGTTTTCGTAA